The following are from one region of the Leptospira neocaledonica genome:
- the thrC gene encoding threonine synthase has protein sequence MSLTFTKLKAEFRCINDSCGATYDLNDIVYECRKCGSLLQVSHDMGALKEKSGKEWKDLFDSRLGSVKFPNSSGIWNKREWVLPHVEDSEIVSSGEGLSHLFNSERLTKHFGLGGLWIKQCGISHTGSFKDLGMTVLLSQVKHMLNNGAKIRAVACASSGDTSAALASYAAKAGIPAIIFLPAGKVSQAQLIQPVSNGAKVIALETDFDGCMKIVKEVTKEAGIYLANSMNSLRIEGQKTIAPEIVQQLEWKVPDWVIIPGGNLGNVSALGAGFEMAKELGLIDKLPRIVLAQAENANPLYLSYLKNFEEFNPVDAKPTLASAIQIGNPVSVQKAIRTLKKFNGIVEQASEAELSEASAKTDLFGLYNDPHTGVALAALYKLMGKGTISKGDQVVVISTAHGLKFTEFKLKFHEGKIPGTDPKLVNVIRSCKPEVGAVMDEISGFLQLKD, from the coding sequence ATGAGCCTTACCTTTACCAAGTTGAAAGCGGAATTCCGCTGTATCAACGATTCTTGCGGAGCAACTTACGATCTAAACGATATCGTATACGAATGTCGTAAATGTGGGAGCCTTCTTCAGGTTTCTCACGATATGGGAGCTCTAAAAGAAAAGTCGGGGAAGGAATGGAAGGACCTATTCGATTCCAGATTGGGTTCGGTAAAATTTCCGAACAGCTCAGGTATCTGGAATAAAAGAGAATGGGTTCTTCCTCATGTAGAAGACTCTGAGATCGTAAGTTCAGGAGAAGGTCTTTCTCATTTATTCAATTCCGAAAGGCTTACAAAACATTTTGGCCTAGGCGGTCTTTGGATCAAACAATGTGGGATCTCCCACACAGGTTCATTTAAGGACCTAGGCATGACCGTTCTGCTTTCCCAAGTAAAACATATGTTAAACAATGGAGCTAAGATCAGAGCGGTAGCCTGCGCAAGTTCAGGAGATACTTCTGCAGCTTTAGCTTCTTACGCTGCTAAGGCCGGCATCCCAGCAATTATTTTTCTTCCTGCAGGAAAAGTTTCCCAAGCACAATTGATACAACCGGTTTCTAACGGTGCGAAAGTAATCGCACTCGAAACAGACTTTGACGGTTGTATGAAGATCGTTAAAGAAGTTACGAAAGAAGCAGGAATCTATCTTGCAAATTCAATGAACAGTCTTCGTATCGAAGGTCAAAAAACGATCGCACCTGAAATCGTTCAACAATTGGAATGGAAGGTCCCTGATTGGGTAATCATTCCTGGCGGAAATTTAGGAAATGTCTCTGCACTCGGAGCAGGTTTCGAGATGGCAAAAGAATTAGGTCTGATCGATAAGCTACCAAGGATCGTTTTGGCCCAAGCAGAGAACGCAAATCCGCTCTATCTTTCCTATCTGAAAAATTTTGAGGAATTCAATCCGGTGGACGCGAAGCCTACCCTTGCTTCTGCAATCCAAATCGGAAATCCTGTCTCTGTCCAAAAAGCAATTCGTACATTAAAAAAATTCAATGGAATCGTGGAACAGGCAAGCGAAGCGGAACTTTCGGAAGCTTCTGCTAAGACGGATCTATTCGGATTGTACAATGATCCACATACTGGTGTGGCACTTGCCGCATTATACAAACTGATGGGCAAGGGAACCATCTCCAAAGGTGATCAGGTGGTCGTAATCTCCACCGCCCACGGTTTAAAATTTACAGAATTTAAACTCAAATTCCATGAGGGAAAAATCCCAGGGACGGACCCGAAATTGGTTAACGTTATTCGATCCTGCAAACCGGAGGTGGGGGCTGTTATGGACGAAATCAGCGGTTTCCTACAATTGAAAGATTAA